One Coffea eugenioides isolate CCC68of unplaced genomic scaffold, Ceug_1.0 ScVebR1_3493;HRSCAF=4715, whole genome shotgun sequence genomic window carries:
- the LOC113757974 gene encoding NAD-dependent malic enzyme 59 kDa isoform, mitochondrial has protein sequence MMWRRVVARSAAAASSVRDLRRFSMAAATSIPGPCIVHKRGADILHDPWFNKDTGFPATERDRLGLRGLLPPRVISFEQQYARFMESYRSLEKNTQGQKDDFIALSKWRILNRLHDRNETLYYRVLINNIKDFAPVIYTPTVGLVCQNYSGLFRRPRGMYFSAKDKGEMMSMIYNWPAHEVDMIVLTDGSRILGLGDLGVQGIGIPIGKLDMYVAAAGINPQRILPVMLDVGTNNQKLLKDRLYLGLREPRLEGEEYLSVVDEFMEAVHARWPKAIVQFEDFQMKWAFETLQRYRKRFCMFNDDIQGTAGVALAGLLGTVRAQGRPLTDFANQKIVVVGAGSAGLGVLNMALQAVSRMAGPVANPHFFLLDKNGLITNERNDIDPAAAPFAKTHEEIKSFGLQEGASLIEVVKKVKPHVLLGLSGVGGLFNEEVLKAMRESDSIKPAIFAMSNPTNNAECTARDAFKHAGEQIVFGSGSPFEHVDLGNGKIGHVNQANNMYLFPGIGLGALVSGARFITDGMLQAAAECLASYMTDEEIQRGILYPSIDSIRDITAEVGAAVLRAAVAEELAEGYHDVGTKELVSMSKEETVEYVKRNMWDPVYSPLVHEK, from the exons ATGATGTGGAGGAGAGTGGTGGCTCGATCTGCTGCCGCGGCGTCGAGTGTCCGCGATTTGCGGAGGTTCTCGATGGCAGCTGCGACATCGATACCAGGACCTTGTATCGTGCACAAGCGTGGTGCTGATATTCTTCATGATCCCTGGTTTAATAAG gATACAGGTTTCCCTGCAACAGAAAGAGATCGACTAGGTCTCCGCGGTCTTCTCCCTCCTCGTGTCATATCATTTGAACAGCAGTATGCTCGTTTCA TGGAATCATATCGATCCTTGGAGAAGAATACTCAGGGACAGAAAGATGATTTCATAGCTCTATCAAAATGGCGGATCCTGAATAGGTTACACGACAGAAATGAGACATTGTACTATCGT GTTCTCATTAATAACATTAAAGATTTTGCTCCAGTAATATACACTCCAACAGTAGGACTAGTTTGTCAAAATTATTCTGGGTTGTTTAGGCGCCCACGTGGAATGTACTTCAGTGCCAAGGACAAGGGAGAGATGATGTCCATGATATATAACTGGCCTGCTCATGAG GTTGACATGATTGTGCTGACAGATGGCAGTCGTATACTTGGGCTGGGTGACCTTGGAGTTCAGGGAATTGGTATACCCATTGGAAaacttgatatgtatgttgCTGCTGCGGGAATCAATCCACAACGA ATATTGCCAGTTATGCTGGATGTGGGTACTAACAATCAGAAGCTCCTTAAGGATCGACTCT ATTTAGGATTGCGAGAACCAAGGTTGGAAGGAGAAGAGTATTTATCTGTAGTTGATGAATTCATGGAAGCTGTCCATGCACGTTGGCCAAAGGCTATTGTGCAG TTTGAGGATTTTCAAATGAAGTGGGCGTTTGAAACACTGCAACGCTACCGGAAAAGGTTTTGTATGTTTAATGATGACATACAG GGTACAGCAGGTGTTGCACTGGCTGGTCTACTTGGAACTGTTAGGGCACAAGGTCGTCCATTAACTGATTTTGCAAATCAAAAGATAGTTGTTGTTGGAGCTGGAAG TGCTGGGCTTGGTGTACTTAACATGGCATTGCAGGCTGTTTCAAGAATGGCAGGGCCAGTGGCAAATCCTCACTTTTTCCTGCTCGATAAAAAT GGTCTAATTACAAATGAGAGGAATGATATTGATCCAGCAGCTGCTCCATTTGCTAAAACGCATGAAGAGATCAAGAGCTTTGGACTTCAAGAGGGAGCAAGTCTGATTGAAGTG GTCAAAAAGGTCAAGCCTCACGTGCTTCTCGGTTTGTCTGGTGTTGGAGGTCTTTTCAATGAAGAG GTGCTTAAGGCAATGCGAGAATCTGATTCCATTAAACCTGCTATTTTTGCAATGTCCAATCCTACCAATAATG CTGAATGCACTGCTAGGGATGCTTTCAAGCATGCTGGTGAACAGATAGTCTTTGGAAGTGGCAGCCCTTTTGAACATGTTGATCTTG GTAATGGAAAAATTGGCCATGTGAATCAAGCAAATAACATGTACCTGTTTCCTGG GATCGGGTTGGGAGCTCTTGTATCTGGTGCTCGCTTTATTACTGATGGGATGCTGCAAGCAGCTGCAGAATG CCTTGCTTCTTATATGACTGATGAAGAAATTCAGAGAGGAATCTTGTATCCATCTATTGACAG CATTCGGGATATTACAGCAGAGGTTGGAGCAGCAGTTTTGCGAGCAGCTGTTGCTGAAGAGCTAGCAGAAGGATATCATGATGTGGGAACAAAAGAGCTAGTAAGCATGTCAAAG GAGGAGACTGTCGAATATGTTAAAAGAAATATGTGGGATCCTGTTTACAGTCCTCTTGTTCATGAGAAATGA
- the LOC113757973 gene encoding uncharacterized protein LOC113757973 isoform X2 → MVLYARSWKNFSRDFAARRMMSKVVLFLAFVVAGIVWASMIRIALYSDTWACQSPLSCFSVIWSSRCSKTSNFPDMTKGYAPKPRKRCPIPFAKDPQGLDHSKVRRTPDQLVKGLSYIMEDEPDVNSGWQSLPPFGGGGQKRWFERGESLKLNTTMKVHCGFTRSSDAGMTVADMRYVKGCKYVVASGIFNPYSIIHQPTNVSVHSRKLFCFVMLVDEKILSLLKYRETVEEDIHGGLWAGIWRLIPLKHLPYNETRRNEEISKLLIHRLVPQAQYSIWVSSKMVLVADPLLILERYLWREGHSFAISQHGYHHSIYEEANASKRRKKYSRPRIDAQMKVYQSEGLEPWSTKKRVISDVPETSIIIREHTMMNNLFSCLWFNEVHLFTPLDQLSFGYVAHRLGESFKYFMFPFCEFNSLFELHSHSSDRFEMRFGGEINVA, encoded by the exons ATGGTGCTTTACGCGCGGAGCTGGAAGAACTTTAGCCGCGATTTTGCGGCCAGGAGAATGATGTCAAAAGTCgttctttttcttgcttttgttGTGGCAGGAATCGTTTGGGCGTCCATGATTCGCATCGCCTTGTACTCTGACACTTGGGCTTGTCAATCACCATTATCTTGCTTCTCTG TTATTTGGTCGTCTAGGTGTAGCAAGACATCGAATTTCCCAGATATGACGAAGGGATATGCACCTAAGCCACGAAAAC GCTGTCCAATTCCTTTTGCAAAAGACCCACAGGGTTTAGACCATTCAAAGGTGAGGAGAACTCCTGACCAACTTGTCAAAGGTTTGTCCTACATTATGGAGGATGAGCCTGATGTGAACAGCGGATGGCAATCTCTCCCTCCATTTGGTGGAGGAGGGCAGAAGAGATGGTTCGAAAGGGGGGAAAGTCTCAAGCTTAACACTACCATGAAG GTACATTGTGGATTCACTCGAAGCAGTGATGCAGGAATGACTGTAGCAGATATGCGATATGTTAAAGGATGCAAGTATGTTGTCGCATCTGGCATTTTCAATCCGTATAGCATAATTCACCAGCCTACCAATGTTAGCGTCCATTCCAGGAAGCTATTCTGTTTTGTCATGCTGGTGGATGAGAAAATTCTCAGTTTGCTGAAATATAGAGAGACTGTAGAAGAAGATATTCATGGGGGATTATGGGCAGGTATATGGCGCTTAATTCCATTGAAGCATTTACCTTATAATGAAACTAGAAGgaacgaagagatttccaagctCTTAATTCACAGGCTGGTCCCCCAAGCTCAGTATAGCATCTGGGTCAGTAGCAAAATGGTGCTAGTGGCAGATCCCTTACTTATTCTTGAGAG ATATTTATGGCGTGAAGGGCACTCCTTTGCTATTTCTCAGCATGGCTATCATCATAGCATTTATGAGGAGGCTAACGCAAGCAAGCGCAGAAAGAAATATTCTCGTCCCCGCATTGATGCCCAGATGAAGGTATATCAGAGCGAAGGATTAGAACCATGGAGCACGAAGAAAAGGGTCATCAGTG ATGTTCCAGAGACATCAATTATTATACGGGAGCATACCATGATGAATAACTTATTTAGTTGCTTGTGGTTCAATGAGGTGCACCTATTTACACCTTTGGACCAACTGAGTTTTGGTTATGTTGCGCACAGGTTGGGGGAATCATTCAAGTACTTCATGTTTCCATTTTGTGAATTCAATTCATTGTTTGAGTTGCATTCCCACTCCTCTGATCGATTCGAAATGCGATTCGGAGGGGAAATCAATGTTGCTTGA
- the LOC113757973 gene encoding uncharacterized protein LOC113757973 isoform X1, with protein sequence MVLYARSWKNFSRDFAARRMMSKVVLFLAFVVAGIVWASMIRIALYSDTWACQSPLSCFSVIWSSRCSKTSNFPDMTKGYAPKPRKRCPIPFAKDPQGLDHSKVRRTPDQLVKGLSYIMEDEPDVNSGWQSLPPFGGGGQKRWFERGESLKLNTTMKVKVHCGFTRSSDAGMTVADMRYVKGCKYVVASGIFNPYSIIHQPTNVSVHSRKLFCFVMLVDEKILSLLKYRETVEEDIHGGLWAGIWRLIPLKHLPYNETRRNEEISKLLIHRLVPQAQYSIWVSSKMVLVADPLLILERYLWREGHSFAISQHGYHHSIYEEANASKRRKKYSRPRIDAQMKVYQSEGLEPWSTKKRVISDVPETSIIIREHTMMNNLFSCLWFNEVHLFTPLDQLSFGYVAHRLGESFKYFMFPFCEFNSLFELHSHSSDRFEMRFGGEINVA encoded by the exons ATGGTGCTTTACGCGCGGAGCTGGAAGAACTTTAGCCGCGATTTTGCGGCCAGGAGAATGATGTCAAAAGTCgttctttttcttgcttttgttGTGGCAGGAATCGTTTGGGCGTCCATGATTCGCATCGCCTTGTACTCTGACACTTGGGCTTGTCAATCACCATTATCTTGCTTCTCTG TTATTTGGTCGTCTAGGTGTAGCAAGACATCGAATTTCCCAGATATGACGAAGGGATATGCACCTAAGCCACGAAAAC GCTGTCCAATTCCTTTTGCAAAAGACCCACAGGGTTTAGACCATTCAAAGGTGAGGAGAACTCCTGACCAACTTGTCAAAGGTTTGTCCTACATTATGGAGGATGAGCCTGATGTGAACAGCGGATGGCAATCTCTCCCTCCATTTGGTGGAGGAGGGCAGAAGAGATGGTTCGAAAGGGGGGAAAGTCTCAAGCTTAACACTACCATGAAGGTAAAA GTACATTGTGGATTCACTCGAAGCAGTGATGCAGGAATGACTGTAGCAGATATGCGATATGTTAAAGGATGCAAGTATGTTGTCGCATCTGGCATTTTCAATCCGTATAGCATAATTCACCAGCCTACCAATGTTAGCGTCCATTCCAGGAAGCTATTCTGTTTTGTCATGCTGGTGGATGAGAAAATTCTCAGTTTGCTGAAATATAGAGAGACTGTAGAAGAAGATATTCATGGGGGATTATGGGCAGGTATATGGCGCTTAATTCCATTGAAGCATTTACCTTATAATGAAACTAGAAGgaacgaagagatttccaagctCTTAATTCACAGGCTGGTCCCCCAAGCTCAGTATAGCATCTGGGTCAGTAGCAAAATGGTGCTAGTGGCAGATCCCTTACTTATTCTTGAGAG ATATTTATGGCGTGAAGGGCACTCCTTTGCTATTTCTCAGCATGGCTATCATCATAGCATTTATGAGGAGGCTAACGCAAGCAAGCGCAGAAAGAAATATTCTCGTCCCCGCATTGATGCCCAGATGAAGGTATATCAGAGCGAAGGATTAGAACCATGGAGCACGAAGAAAAGGGTCATCAGTG ATGTTCCAGAGACATCAATTATTATACGGGAGCATACCATGATGAATAACTTATTTAGTTGCTTGTGGTTCAATGAGGTGCACCTATTTACACCTTTGGACCAACTGAGTTTTGGTTATGTTGCGCACAGGTTGGGGGAATCATTCAAGTACTTCATGTTTCCATTTTGTGAATTCAATTCATTGTTTGAGTTGCATTCCCACTCCTCTGATCGATTCGAAATGCGATTCGGAGGGGAAATCAATGTTGCTTGA
- the LOC113757973 gene encoding uncharacterized protein LOC113757973 isoform X3 — MVLYARSWKNFSRDFAARRMMSKVVLFLAFVVAGIVWASMIRIALYSDTWACQSPLSCFSGCPIPFAKDPQGLDHSKVRRTPDQLVKGLSYIMEDEPDVNSGWQSLPPFGGGGQKRWFERGESLKLNTTMKVKVHCGFTRSSDAGMTVADMRYVKGCKYVVASGIFNPYSIIHQPTNVSVHSRKLFCFVMLVDEKILSLLKYRETVEEDIHGGLWAGIWRLIPLKHLPYNETRRNEEISKLLIHRLVPQAQYSIWVSSKMVLVADPLLILERYLWREGHSFAISQHGYHHSIYEEANASKRRKKYSRPRIDAQMKVYQSEGLEPWSTKKRVISDVPETSIIIREHTMMNNLFSCLWFNEVHLFTPLDQLSFGYVAHRLGESFKYFMFPFCEFNSLFELHSHSSDRFEMRFGGEINVA, encoded by the exons ATGGTGCTTTACGCGCGGAGCTGGAAGAACTTTAGCCGCGATTTTGCGGCCAGGAGAATGATGTCAAAAGTCgttctttttcttgcttttgttGTGGCAGGAATCGTTTGGGCGTCCATGATTCGCATCGCCTTGTACTCTGACACTTGGGCTTGTCAATCACCATTATCTTGCTTCTCTG GCTGTCCAATTCCTTTTGCAAAAGACCCACAGGGTTTAGACCATTCAAAGGTGAGGAGAACTCCTGACCAACTTGTCAAAGGTTTGTCCTACATTATGGAGGATGAGCCTGATGTGAACAGCGGATGGCAATCTCTCCCTCCATTTGGTGGAGGAGGGCAGAAGAGATGGTTCGAAAGGGGGGAAAGTCTCAAGCTTAACACTACCATGAAGGTAAAA GTACATTGTGGATTCACTCGAAGCAGTGATGCAGGAATGACTGTAGCAGATATGCGATATGTTAAAGGATGCAAGTATGTTGTCGCATCTGGCATTTTCAATCCGTATAGCATAATTCACCAGCCTACCAATGTTAGCGTCCATTCCAGGAAGCTATTCTGTTTTGTCATGCTGGTGGATGAGAAAATTCTCAGTTTGCTGAAATATAGAGAGACTGTAGAAGAAGATATTCATGGGGGATTATGGGCAGGTATATGGCGCTTAATTCCATTGAAGCATTTACCTTATAATGAAACTAGAAGgaacgaagagatttccaagctCTTAATTCACAGGCTGGTCCCCCAAGCTCAGTATAGCATCTGGGTCAGTAGCAAAATGGTGCTAGTGGCAGATCCCTTACTTATTCTTGAGAG ATATTTATGGCGTGAAGGGCACTCCTTTGCTATTTCTCAGCATGGCTATCATCATAGCATTTATGAGGAGGCTAACGCAAGCAAGCGCAGAAAGAAATATTCTCGTCCCCGCATTGATGCCCAGATGAAGGTATATCAGAGCGAAGGATTAGAACCATGGAGCACGAAGAAAAGGGTCATCAGTG ATGTTCCAGAGACATCAATTATTATACGGGAGCATACCATGATGAATAACTTATTTAGTTGCTTGTGGTTCAATGAGGTGCACCTATTTACACCTTTGGACCAACTGAGTTTTGGTTATGTTGCGCACAGGTTGGGGGAATCATTCAAGTACTTCATGTTTCCATTTTGTGAATTCAATTCATTGTTTGAGTTGCATTCCCACTCCTCTGATCGATTCGAAATGCGATTCGGAGGGGAAATCAATGTTGCTTGA